Genomic DNA from Candidatus Zixiibacteriota bacterium:
TTGTGGCGCCGGATATGTGAGTGGGAAGCGGTCTCACTCTGCAATCGTAAGTAGTGCCTACGCCACCCCCACCGGGCGGTCCAGCGATTTCAGTTTGCTTCTGATTCTGTTTTCCACCGCCTCGACACCCTTCTGGTCATAATAGAGAGCGCTTTCGGTACGGGTCAGGCGCTTCATCTCGGCCATGACGGCGCTGACGGCCTGCATCTCGCTGGTGATTGCCTTGGCCGACTGGGCCACCAGGCCGCGCGGGTCAATTATCGAGCCGTTCTTGATCCCGGCCTCGACTTCGCTTACCTGGAGCAGAATCGCGCTGGTGATGCCGTCTATGTACTCGGTAAATGCCGATGTGGTCGCCTTCAGTGATTCGAGAAAGCCGGTCTTCACCTGTTCCCCTGCAAACTGAGTCTGGAAACGACGGTTCTCTTCCAGAAGCGTCTCGACCGCCGAGTACTGCTGAAATAGCAGCAGGTTTGCCTCTTTGAGTATCTCCTCGGTGGAACCAATATCGATCTCCAGGTATTTGGACTCCTCCACCGTGCTGGCGAAGAGCTGTTTCTCGATGGCGCAGAGGTTCTCCACGGACAAGCGAAGGTTCTCGCGGATGATCTCACGGTTGTTTCGTTCAGCCGGATCCACGCCGGCCTGACGGTCAGCGATGCGGAACTTAGATATCCGGTTGGCCAGGTTGACAATCTGGCTTGGGATTAGTTCGGCATCGGCTGCTCCGGGCGAAAAGACCGTGTGGTGATGGCCTACCGCCTGGCAAATCGACTCCGGCAATTGCCACTGTTCCAGCAGGAACTGGCCGACCCGCGCATGGTTGCTGCCCCAGGCCTCTTCCTCGAGATCCACCAGTGAGCCGTTGCCGAGCGACTGTTTCCATAGTTTTTGGTACTGGTCGGCGAAGGACCGTTCCAGCACCAACAGGCCGATATCGTGGAGCAACCCAGCGACAAACATCTCTTCGACCTTTTTGTAGCCGATCTTTTCAGCCAGTACACGCGCTGCGATGGCCACCTCGAGCGAATGCCGCCAGAAGCGGACCCGGTCGAACGATGACTGCCAGCGCTCGGTCATGGAATAGACCGAGGTCGACAACGCCAGCGCCGTCACCTGGCGCATACCGATTGTGACCACCGCCTGTGACACCGATCCGATCTTGCGGCCGACCCCGTAGAACGGCGAGTTGACCACGCGAAGCACCCGCGCGGTTATGGCCGGATCGCGCATCAGAACTTTCGCCAGATCGTCGGCCCCGGTAGATTCGTCTGAAACGACCTTAAGAACCTCCGCTAGCGTCTGTGGCAGGGCGTAGAGCTTGAGCCCGTCGTCGAGAACCTTCTTAATAGCGTCGTGCACCATAGGGCTGCCTCCTACGCTCTTTATCGGCGGATTGTAAGCGACTATGAGTGTTGTAGTTATCTGGTTCGGACGGCCAGTTTCCGACACAGCCGGGCCACCCGAAGCTCCAGCAGCTTCCGCTGGCGGCTGGACAGATCAAGCCGTCCTGCCTTGCGGGCATTATCCAGGGCCAGAGCCATATCTCCCTCCCGGTGCTCATAGTGCTTTGCCAGTTCGAGCGCGGCCACAGCCGCTTCCGGGCCGGTGCCTTCAGCCAGCTTGTGCCAGATTTCGAGCGCCCCGGCCCAGTCCCCCTGACGCTTGAACGCCATTGAGTGAAAGAGCAGTATTTCGTCGGTCAACGGCGGCCCTATGCTCCTCCGAAGGGTCTCGAAGTTGGCGATCACGGCTTGGTGGCGCCTGCGACGACCATAAACGCGGGAGAGCGAGTAGATGTCTTCAGCAAAGTCGAGCACGGCGCCCTCACTGCGGAAAACGCTGTCGACATGCAGAAGGAGAAAGAAGAGGGATAGTATGTCCAACTTATTGTGCTCGAGCACGGCAGGAAGGAATTCAACCGACTCGGTCTGCAGCCAGTCGAAATACACCGAAGGAATCAAGTGGCCGGGTAAATCGTCACTGCGATAATAGCCGAAGATTTCGCGCTCGATACTGGTCAGGCTGCAGTCATTCAGGCGACGCTTGAACAGACGCCGGACCGGGTGCAGCAGGTCGAAGTGTCCGGCGCACGGAACATCGCGAGCTACCCGATTAACGATAAACCGATCCCGAATCAGGTTGAGGTCAAACGCTGCGCCGTTGTAGCTGACCAGAGTCCGATCGCCGCCCAGCTCGGCCAGCACTTGCTCCAGCATGGCGGCCTCGTCGGTATATTCCGGCAGCAGATACTGCCGAATCTCGAACCCGGCTTGGGTCAGCGAACCACACCCCACCAGAAAGGGTACCGCCCCCGCGCCGCTCAGACCGGTAGTCTCGGTGTCGATAAACAAGAGCCTGCCCAGCGCCACCTCTCCCTCGCATTCAAGCGCCGTGTATGACGCTACGGCTACGGATGATCCGTCCGCCGGACGCTGAAGGCACGTCGAACCAAACTCGAAACCAAACGGATAAATCGAGACTACTTTGACATAGTTGCCGGACGGCGCCGGAACCAGTTGACCGCCGACTGCCCCGGCCAGTCGCTCATATCGGGGCGGGATCGCTGTTGGTTTGGCCCAGTGTTGTGGTTTGGCTACCAGGTTTTTTACGCGAGAAAGGCGTTCTGTGAGTCGATCATTGTCCATGTTGCGCTGCCCGGATAGTCGACTCCACTTGCAGACGGGCCAGGCGGTCCGGCTCGGTTTCGAGATACTGCCGGCGAAAAGCGCACTCATCATTGGGATCGGCTTTCGCCAGCGCAACCGCCGCGTGAGCGCGGCGCACCAGGTCGATGGACTCGGCCTGCTCGATCAGCAGCGAAAGGGCTTCGTCTCCGCCGATCCTGCCAAGCACCCGGCAAGCCATGTGTCCGACCATAGGATTTGTGGATTCCAACGAATCTTTGAGAACTCTCAGTACTGCGGCGGTATCCAACTGCAACAGCGAATTTGCAGCGGTAAGCCGTGCCCCGTAGAAATCGTCTCCCAGGCGATGCACAAGTTCCTCGACCGCCTCGGCTACTCTCAACTGGCCACACGAAACCACCGCCGATTTCCGCACCTGACCAATTGTGTCTTCGAGCGCGCGCAAGACAGCGCCTGATGCCCGTGCCTGACCGATGCGCCCCAGCGCGGCGATAGCCTCATCTCGCACCTGCCACGACGAGTG
This window encodes:
- a CDS encoding HDOD domain-containing protein, with the protein product MVHDAIKKVLDDGLKLYALPQTLAEVLKVVSDESTGADDLAKVLMRDPAITARVLRVVNSPFYGVGRKIGSVSQAVVTIGMRQVTALALSTSVYSMTERWQSSFDRVRFWRHSLEVAIAARVLAEKIGYKKVEEMFVAGLLHDIGLLVLERSFADQYQKLWKQSLGNGSLVDLEEEAWGSNHARVGQFLLEQWQLPESICQAVGHHHTVFSPGAADAELIPSQIVNLANRISKFRIADRQAGVDPAERNNREIIRENLRLSVENLCAIEKQLFASTVEESKYLEIDIGSTEEILKEANLLLFQQYSAVETLLEENRRFQTQFAGEQVKTGFLESLKATTSAFTEYIDGITSAILLQVSEVEAGIKNGSIIDPRGLVAQSAKAITSEMQAVSAVMAEMKRLTRTESALYYDQKGVEAVENRIRSKLKSLDRPVGVA
- a CDS encoding ribonuclease H-like domain-containing protein translates to MDNDRLTERLSRVKNLVAKPQHWAKPTAIPPRYERLAGAVGGQLVPAPSGNYVKVVSIYPFGFEFGSTCLQRPADGSSVAVASYTALECEGEVALGRLLFIDTETTGLSGAGAVPFLVGCGSLTQAGFEIRQYLLPEYTDEAAMLEQVLAELGGDRTLVSYNGAAFDLNLIRDRFIVNRVARDVPCAGHFDLLHPVRRLFKRRLNDCSLTSIEREIFGYYRSDDLPGHLIPSVYFDWLQTESVEFLPAVLEHNKLDILSLFFLLLHVDSVFRSEGAVLDFAEDIYSLSRVYGRRRRHQAVIANFETLRRSIGPPLTDEILLFHSMAFKRQGDWAGALEIWHKLAEGTGPEAAVAALELAKHYEHREGDMALALDNARKAGRLDLSSRQRKLLELRVARLCRKLAVRTR
- a CDS encoding HEAT repeat domain-containing protein, giving the protein MNVILALALVAIIVSVALAPAVNAQSGFERTLDSLFVVASSAEIQYQDMRDSAMNQIAAYGVNAVPYLIDKLSTKSSWDRWTLIWIFQRIGSPAVPLLLEALRRPDDLVVQRVAWALGDIKDTSAVDGLIGVCGHSSWQVRDEAIAALGRIGQARASGAVLRALEDTIGQVRKSAVVSCGQLRVAEAVEELVHRLGDDFYGARLTAANSLLQLDTAAVLRVLKDSLESTNPMVGHMACRVLGRIGGDEALSLLIEQAESIDLVRRAHAAVALAKADPNDECAFRRQYLETEPDRLARLQVESTIRAAQHGQ